Proteins from one Cystobacter fuscus DSM 2262 genomic window:
- the cphA gene encoding cyanophycin synthetase, with protein sequence MSSHGVTVRRVQALRGPNLHAYKTVLRIELDIGPLETRPSNSFPGFVERLTSWVPGLHTHECSVGKPGGFVERLRRGTYLAHIAEHVTLALQNEMGFNVGYGRARGTGETGVYNVIVAYEEEEPAREAFKTALELTLAAMFDEPYDAAAAIERLRDLADEYRLGPSTRAIVDAARRRNIPVRRLTPTGSLVQLGYGIHQKRILASQTSDTSALAVEICQEKPLTNRVLRNVGICVPEGRTVRSADEAWEVARELGLPVILKPEAGNQGNGVMVNLRSEAEVRAAYEVARQYRGDVLVERHIEGDDYRLLVVNGRMVAAARRDPAQVIGDGRRTVAALVEAANRDPRRRTGHCSSLTRIKLDEAARVVLAQQGLTVESIPEAGQTVKLRQNCNLSTGGTATDVTDEVHPSNARMAELAAQVLNLDVAGIDLLCKDIRRPVMEQGGAIVEVNAAPGLRMHLQPTSGLPRDVGVPIVESLYPPGAPSRIPIIAVTGTNGKTTVTRLVAHMFETARQCVGMTNTDGTYIRGERILEGDCAGPKSAQAVLLHPRVEVAVLEVARGGILREGLGFDWCSVGIVTNISPDHLGMGGVNTLEQLARVKQVVIESVAKDGAAVLNADDPLVAEMAAACRGQVVYFARGPDNGILQSHLAQGGRAVFVEDGAISTAEGSRRHRLVKLERVTFTAGGALRFQLENALAATAAAWAQGLNPALIVRALSTFRSDHRMAPGRFNVLGLAGRQVILDYGHNVGAMRAIAETLTQDGSRRTVMVIGLPGDRRDEDLVATFKASLPFVDEYVLHDLKDRSDRAVMEVPRLMSGCLTDDTPYTFAMDQREGILRGFQRTQPGDRLVVIADIVNEALAVLEALADVKVGEEETCEDPVSRGLE encoded by the coding sequence ATGAGTTCCCATGGTGTGACGGTTCGCAGGGTGCAGGCCCTGCGGGGTCCCAATCTCCACGCATACAAGACCGTGCTGCGGATTGAATTGGACATCGGTCCTCTCGAGACGCGGCCGAGCAATTCCTTTCCAGGTTTCGTCGAACGGCTGACGAGTTGGGTGCCAGGGTTGCACACGCATGAGTGCAGCGTCGGCAAGCCCGGCGGCTTCGTGGAGCGGCTGAGGCGCGGCACGTACCTGGCGCACATCGCCGAGCACGTCACCCTCGCGCTGCAGAACGAGATGGGCTTCAACGTGGGCTATGGCCGGGCGCGGGGCACGGGCGAGACGGGCGTGTACAACGTCATCGTCGCCTACGAAGAGGAGGAGCCCGCGCGCGAGGCGTTCAAGACGGCGTTGGAGCTGACGCTCGCCGCCATGTTCGACGAGCCCTACGACGCGGCCGCGGCCATCGAGCGCCTGCGAGACCTCGCCGACGAGTACCGGCTCGGCCCGAGCACCCGCGCCATCGTCGATGCCGCGCGTCGCCGGAATATTCCCGTGCGCAGGCTGACGCCCACCGGCAGCCTGGTGCAGCTCGGCTACGGCATCCACCAGAAGCGCATCCTCGCCTCGCAGACGTCCGACACGTCCGCGCTGGCGGTGGAGATCTGCCAGGAGAAGCCGCTGACCAACCGGGTGCTGCGCAACGTGGGCATCTGCGTGCCCGAGGGGCGCACCGTGCGCTCGGCGGACGAGGCGTGGGAGGTGGCCCGGGAGCTGGGGCTGCCCGTCATCCTCAAGCCCGAGGCGGGCAACCAGGGCAATGGGGTGATGGTCAACCTGCGCTCCGAGGCCGAGGTACGCGCGGCCTACGAGGTCGCCCGCCAGTACCGCGGCGACGTGCTCGTCGAGCGGCACATCGAGGGAGACGACTACCGCCTGCTGGTCGTCAACGGTCGCATGGTGGCCGCGGCGCGCCGGGATCCCGCCCAGGTCATCGGGGACGGGCGGCGCACGGTGGCGGCGCTGGTCGAGGCGGCCAACCGGGATCCGCGCCGGCGTACGGGCCACTGCAGCTCGCTGACGCGCATCAAGTTGGATGAGGCGGCCCGGGTGGTGCTCGCCCAGCAGGGCCTCACCGTGGAGTCCATCCCGGAGGCCGGGCAGACGGTCAAGCTGCGGCAGAACTGCAACCTGTCCACCGGAGGCACCGCCACGGACGTGACGGACGAGGTGCACCCGAGCAACGCGCGCATGGCGGAGCTCGCCGCGCAGGTGCTCAACCTGGACGTGGCCGGAATCGATCTGCTGTGCAAGGACATCCGGCGTCCGGTCATGGAGCAGGGCGGCGCCATCGTGGAGGTGAACGCGGCCCCCGGCCTGCGCATGCACCTGCAGCCGACGAGCGGCCTGCCGCGCGACGTGGGCGTGCCCATCGTGGAGTCGCTCTACCCGCCCGGGGCGCCCTCGCGCATTCCCATCATCGCCGTCACCGGCACCAACGGGAAGACGACCGTCACGCGCCTGGTGGCGCACATGTTCGAGACGGCGCGCCAGTGCGTGGGCATGACGAACACCGACGGCACGTACATCCGCGGCGAGCGCATCCTCGAGGGCGACTGCGCGGGGCCGAAGAGCGCCCAGGCGGTGCTGCTGCACCCGCGCGTGGAGGTGGCGGTGCTGGAGGTGGCGCGCGGCGGCATCCTGCGTGAGGGGCTCGGCTTCGACTGGTGCAGCGTGGGCATCGTCACCAACATCAGCCCGGACCACCTGGGCATGGGTGGCGTCAACACGCTGGAGCAACTGGCGCGGGTGAAGCAGGTCGTCATCGAGTCGGTGGCGAAGGACGGCGCGGCGGTGCTCAACGCGGACGATCCGCTGGTGGCGGAGATGGCGGCCGCGTGCCGGGGCCAGGTCGTCTACTTCGCGCGCGGCCCGGACAACGGCATCCTCCAGTCGCACCTGGCCCAGGGCGGCCGGGCCGTGTTCGTCGAGGACGGGGCCATCTCCACCGCCGAGGGAAGCCGCCGTCACCGGCTGGTGAAGCTCGAGCGCGTCACCTTCACCGCCGGGGGTGCCCTGCGCTTCCAGTTGGAGAACGCGCTGGCGGCCACCGCCGCGGCCTGGGCCCAGGGGCTCAACCCCGCCCTCATCGTGCGGGCGCTGAGCACCTTCCGCTCGGATCACCGCATGGCCCCGGGGCGCTTCAACGTGCTGGGCCTCGCGGGGCGGCAGGTCATCCTGGACTACGGGCACAACGTCGGGGCCATGCGCGCCATCGCCGAGACGCTCACCCAGGATGGCTCGCGCCGCACCGTCATGGTGATTGGGCTGCCGGGAGACCGCCGGGACGAGGATCTGGTGGCCACCTTCAAGGCCTCGCTGCCCTTCGTGGACGAGTACGTGCTGCATGACTTGAAGGACCGGAGTGATCGCGCGGTGATGGAGGTGCCGCGGTTGATGAGCGGTTGTCTGACCGACGACACGCCCTACACCTTCGCCATGGATCAGCGCGAGGGCATCCTGCGCGGCTTCCAGCGCACCCAGCCCGGGGATCGGCTGGTCGTCATCGCGGACATCGTGAACGAGGCCCTGGCGGTGCTCGAGGCGCTCGCCGACGTGAAGGTGGGCGAGGAAGAGACGTGCGAGGACCCGGTGTCGCGAGGTCTGGAGTAA
- a CDS encoding cyanophycinase, protein MPPPARTASPSESRRPVAGRLLIIGGHEDREKDSERLILREVTGCTKGGRVIVCTVASDVPGELWAQYQRTFHELGCKDVVHLDIERRADLLLNPSLELFEGADVFFFTGGAQLKITTRLAGTRLCAALEEFYRRGGTVVGTSAGASVMAETMLVSGVSGETHKIGETLQMAPGLGFLRDTIIDQHFAERSTAPSIPPAPRPRTDASLWHHPHDPHHPRLLTVCVNGPH, encoded by the coding sequence CTGCCCCCGCCCGCTCGCACCGCGAGCCCTTCCGAGTCCCGGAGGCCGGTCGCCGGACGCCTCCTCATCATCGGAGGACACGAGGACAGGGAGAAGGACAGCGAGCGCCTCATCCTGCGGGAGGTGACCGGCTGCACGAAGGGCGGCCGGGTCATCGTCTGCACGGTGGCGAGTGATGTGCCCGGGGAGCTCTGGGCGCAATACCAGCGCACCTTCCACGAGCTGGGGTGCAAGGACGTCGTCCACCTCGACATCGAGCGGCGCGCGGACCTGCTGCTCAACCCCTCGCTGGAACTCTTCGAGGGAGCCGACGTCTTCTTCTTCACCGGCGGCGCGCAACTGAAGATCACCACGCGCCTGGCGGGCACCCGGCTGTGCGCCGCGCTCGAGGAGTTCTACCGCCGGGGTGGCACGGTGGTGGGTACGTCCGCCGGGGCCTCCGTCATGGCCGAGACGATGCTCGTGTCCGGCGTGAGCGGGGAGACGCACAAGATTGGCGAGACGTTGCAGATGGCCCCGGGGCTCGGCTTCCTCCGGGACACCATCATCGACCAGCACTTCGCCGAGCGCTCGACCGCTCCGAGCATTCCTCCGGCGCCGAGGCCACGCACTGACGCCTCCCTCTGGCACCACCCGCATGACCCGCACCACCCCAGGTTGTTGACCGTGTGTGTCAACGGGCCACATTGA
- a CDS encoding glycoside hydrolase family 16 protein has translation MNMISNSKRLSGFKHLLAWGLGGALMVSAGCGAGAEQPIEETATKQEEKSLAGWVQIWSDEFDGTSVNTSNWSYVTNVHVNNEQQQYTTSSQNVSVSNGTLKITARLQSNNGYPFTSGRLESAGKRQFGHTRIESRIKLPVGAGLWPAFWLLGHDINTVGWPACGELDIMENVGYSDWISGALHGPGYSGNTPINSRFYPNSSVANYHVYRTEFSPSDIKWYIDGVLVKTTLKSEVTRYGNWVYDKPFYIILNLAVGGSYPQGVNGATYPYPGVPQSTVDLIRNTPQTMEVDWVRVYQWQ, from the coding sequence ATGAACATGATCTCCAATTCGAAGCGTCTGAGTGGGTTCAAGCATCTGCTGGCGTGGGGTCTGGGCGGCGCATTGATGGTCTCCGCTGGCTGTGGGGCCGGTGCCGAGCAACCCATCGAGGAGACGGCCACCAAGCAGGAGGAAAAATCCCTGGCCGGCTGGGTGCAGATCTGGAGCGACGAGTTCGACGGCACCAGCGTGAACACCTCCAACTGGTCGTACGTCACCAACGTCCACGTCAACAACGAGCAGCAGCAATACACCACCTCGTCCCAGAACGTGTCGGTGAGCAACGGCACGCTGAAGATCACCGCCCGCCTCCAATCCAACAACGGCTATCCCTTCACCTCGGGCCGTCTGGAGAGCGCCGGCAAGCGGCAGTTCGGCCATACCCGCATCGAGTCGCGCATCAAGCTGCCCGTGGGCGCGGGCCTCTGGCCGGCGTTCTGGCTGCTCGGCCATGACATCAATACGGTGGGCTGGCCCGCGTGCGGTGAGCTCGACATCATGGAGAACGTCGGCTACAGCGACTGGATCTCGGGTGCCCTGCACGGCCCGGGCTACTCGGGCAATACGCCCATCAACAGCCGCTTCTACCCCAACTCCTCCGTCGCCAACTACCACGTGTACCGCACCGAGTTCTCCCCCTCGGACATCAAGTGGTACATCGACGGCGTGCTGGTGAAGACCACGCTCAAGTCCGAGGTCACCCGGTACGGCAACTGGGTGTATGACAAGCCTTTCTACATCATCCTCAACCTGGCCGTCGGCGGCAGCTACCCGCAGGGCGTGAACGGCGCCACCTACCCGTACCCTGGCGTGCCGCAGTCCACGGTGGACCTCATCCGCAACACGCCCCAGACGATGGAAGTCGACTGGGTGCGCGTCTACCAGTGGCAGTAG
- a CDS encoding cold-shock protein translates to MAIGTVKWFNDAKGFGFITQDGGGEDLFCHHSAIQTDGFRSLQEGQKVEFDVSRGPKGLQAQNVRPS, encoded by the coding sequence ATGGCAATCGGTACCGTGAAGTGGTTCAACGACGCGAAGGGCTTCGGTTTCATCACGCAGGACGGCGGGGGCGAGGACCTCTTCTGCCACCACAGCGCGATCCAGACCGACGGCTTCCGCTCCCTGCAGGAAGGGCAGAAGGTCGAGTTCGACGTCTCCCGTGGCCCCAAGGGCCTGCAGGCGCAGAACGTTCGCCCGTCCTGA
- a CDS encoding UvrD-helicase domain-containing protein: MIWYQLAIVVTLILVRLISPKHLQGAALVWTALTVINLFWPPLIVVQLIVIWVTYGGLKRSDPPPEPPKPALDRPIRVAPEKPTIDLGAYAAPVPPPAPPPAVVPTARPIRAVPASAVARVPASQAGEQPPRQAPPPSGAKADTKWKWSVQQNAIFDFFATGKGNAVVRARAGTGKTTTILEGITYAPESDIVLAAFNKRIAEELVTKLKNPAATAKTLHALGFAAVKTYWNGTALDKDRGLTLARRAAGNQSPDLMIKLIRKLAEYGKNIAPFGFVADLVELAIQFDVEPDAKWSERGWDTEKVAKCAHEAMRLATQRDGTVDFDDMIFVPVAMKMVHPKYDLVVIDEAQDMNLTQLLLAQKLVRKGGRTVVVGDDRQAIYGFRGADSKSLDRLKSELSAVEFPLTTTYRCPKKVVALAQQLVSDYRAADTAPEGIVRDVSNSKLVDEATPGCFILSRKNAPLVSTCIKLLKRGKRAKVEGKDIGRSLLTIVKKLGGTTIESFLSKLAAWEERETNRARLAAKDPEPVIERIADQAGMLVALCEDLFTTKELEARIENLFDDAAKGAQPLIICSSVHKAKGLERERVFLLKDTFSRTGTEECNIEYVAITRAKQELIWVVNEASNRSLVPMTLEEFVLDDRHDGVPPFDGVNCAPKGSLGGSFQTATEGREPMKSTDQEVRILAGEEADKYLSMAPDLLPLGNKLIFRISEGALETHRERLRATFPAAVLRPIPPPKPYTSGRPVAYEHMQKLLDVEGSFRDFPPCVKLPTVDPPGGGYERTYVGSGVPASEHPLANGWFSRCMNCASKETRVIYASSATHFGSIETSRWNECWYECLECGKFNYHQTNYEF; encoded by the coding sequence GTGATCTGGTACCAGTTGGCGATCGTGGTCACGTTGATCTTGGTTCGCCTCATCTCACCAAAGCACTTGCAAGGGGCCGCGCTGGTCTGGACGGCATTGACGGTCATCAACCTGTTCTGGCCGCCGCTCATAGTCGTGCAGCTGATCGTTATCTGGGTCACTTACGGCGGTCTCAAGCGATCCGACCCTCCGCCAGAGCCACCCAAGCCAGCACTCGACCGGCCCATCCGCGTCGCCCCCGAGAAGCCGACCATTGACCTCGGTGCCTACGCCGCCCCCGTACCGCCTCCGGCTCCTCCGCCAGCCGTCGTGCCTACGGCCCGGCCAATCCGCGCGGTTCCAGCGTCCGCCGTAGCGCGGGTGCCGGCGTCCCAGGCGGGCGAGCAGCCGCCACGACAGGCACCACCACCCTCGGGAGCCAAGGCGGACACAAAATGGAAATGGTCGGTTCAGCAGAATGCAATCTTCGACTTCTTTGCCACAGGGAAGGGCAACGCGGTAGTTCGCGCGAGGGCGGGCACGGGCAAGACCACCACCATCCTGGAGGGCATCACCTACGCCCCCGAGAGCGACATCGTGCTTGCGGCGTTCAACAAGCGCATCGCGGAAGAGTTGGTGACGAAGCTGAAGAACCCCGCCGCCACGGCGAAGACCCTGCATGCGCTCGGCTTCGCTGCGGTGAAGACGTACTGGAACGGCACTGCGCTCGATAAGGACCGGGGGTTAACTCTCGCCCGCCGGGCAGCCGGGAACCAGAGTCCCGACCTGATGATCAAGCTCATCAGGAAGCTCGCTGAGTACGGCAAGAACATTGCTCCGTTCGGCTTCGTAGCCGACTTGGTCGAGTTGGCGATCCAGTTCGACGTCGAACCCGACGCGAAATGGAGCGAGCGCGGTTGGGACACCGAGAAGGTCGCCAAGTGCGCCCACGAAGCCATGCGGCTTGCCACGCAACGCGACGGCACCGTGGACTTCGACGACATGATCTTCGTCCCCGTGGCGATGAAGATGGTCCACCCGAAGTACGACCTCGTGGTGATCGACGAGGCGCAGGACATGAACCTGACCCAGCTCCTGCTTGCCCAGAAGCTGGTCCGCAAGGGTGGGCGCACGGTGGTCGTGGGCGATGACCGACAGGCCATCTACGGGTTCCGTGGCGCCGACTCGAAGAGTCTTGACCGGCTCAAGAGCGAGTTGAGCGCGGTCGAGTTTCCCCTCACGACGACCTACCGCTGCCCGAAGAAGGTAGTGGCCCTCGCCCAGCAACTTGTGTCCGATTACAGGGCAGCAGACACCGCCCCCGAGGGCATCGTCCGCGACGTGTCGAATTCGAAGCTGGTTGACGAAGCCACGCCCGGCTGTTTCATCCTCAGCCGCAAGAACGCGCCGCTTGTCTCGACGTGCATCAAGCTCCTCAAGCGGGGCAAGAGGGCGAAGGTCGAGGGGAAGGATATCGGGCGCAGCCTCCTGACCATCGTCAAGAAGCTCGGCGGGACGACCATCGAGAGCTTCCTCTCCAAGCTCGCAGCCTGGGAAGAGCGCGAGACGAATCGCGCTCGCTTGGCGGCGAAGGACCCAGAGCCGGTCATCGAGCGCATCGCAGACCAGGCCGGAATGCTCGTGGCACTCTGCGAGGACCTCTTCACGACGAAGGAGCTGGAGGCTCGCATCGAGAACCTGTTTGACGATGCCGCCAAAGGCGCCCAGCCTCTCATTATTTGCAGTTCAGTCCACAAGGCCAAGGGGTTGGAGCGCGAGAGGGTGTTCCTCCTCAAGGACACGTTCAGCCGAACCGGAACGGAAGAATGCAATATCGAATATGTTGCGATTACGCGCGCAAAGCAGGAGTTGATCTGGGTGGTCAACGAGGCTTCGAACCGTTCACTTGTCCCGATGACACTAGAGGAATTTGTGCTCGATGACCGTCATGACGGGGTGCCTCCGTTCGACGGGGTAAACTGCGCCCCCAAAGGAAGTCTCGGCGGCTCGTTTCAAACCGCGACAGAGGGACGAGAACCCATGAAAAGCACCGACCAGGAAGTCCGAATTCTCGCCGGCGAAGAAGCAGACAAATATCTGTCAATGGCACCAGACCTACTGCCGCTTGGGAACAAGCTTATTTTCCGCATCTCCGAAGGAGCACTCGAGACGCACCGCGAGCGCCTGCGAGCGACGTTTCCCGCGGCTGTGCTTCGCCCAATCCCTCCGCCGAAGCCGTACACCAGTGGCCGACCGGTGGCGTACGAGCACATGCAGAAGCTTTTGGATGTTGAGGGTAGCTTTCGGGATTTCCCCCCGTGCGTAAAGTTGCCGACGGTGGATCCTCCCGGGGGTGGCTACGAGAGAACCTACGTGGGCTCGGGCGTTCCGGCCTCGGAGCATCCGCTTGCGAATGGCTGGTTCTCCCGCTGCATGAACTGCGCGAGCAAAGAGACCCGCGTCATCTACGCAAGCTCTGCGACGCACTTCGGAAGCATTGAGACCTCGCGGTGGAATGAGTGCTGGTACGAATGCCTCGAGTGCGGAAAATTCAATTACCATCAGACCAACTACGAGTTCTGA
- a CDS encoding IPT/TIG domain-containing protein yields the protein MMKAFRSRTLGVHLRMSSMAIRLGVLTGLIAGLTISAQAQAQTTPNRMHITDLEVDYDLDQMTIHGRNFVTSTGLAPSVYLMDIGVQVKTYTPYTVVVALPPVLMRSGSYRLTMSTGSNVEQNDSFDVTLGAVGPKGEKGEKGDTGPQGVQGIPGPQGPKGDTGPQGLQGIPGPGARVFSTPFSTLTSVVSSCTPTAVMDLACRSAVHRYCAWNGYATGFGPFEHGAGNVAFACVK from the coding sequence ATGATGAAAGCCTTCCGGAGTAGGACGTTGGGGGTTCACCTGCGCATGTCATCCATGGCCATCCGCTTGGGCGTACTGACCGGCCTGATAGCGGGACTGACGATCTCGGCACAGGCGCAGGCGCAGACGACCCCTAATCGGATGCACATCACAGACTTGGAGGTGGATTACGACCTGGACCAGATGACCATCCATGGCCGCAACTTCGTCACTTCCACCGGACTCGCGCCCAGCGTTTACCTCATGGATATTGGGGTGCAAGTCAAGACCTATACCCCTTACACTGTCGTCGTCGCCCTACCTCCGGTACTCATGCGCTCCGGCTCTTACCGGCTAACGATGTCGACCGGCTCCAATGTAGAACAGAATGACTCCTTCGATGTGACTCTGGGCGCGGTGGGACCCAAGGGCGAGAAGGGTGAGAAGGGCGACACCGGTCCGCAGGGGGTGCAGGGTATTCCGGGCCCGCAAGGTCCCAAGGGCGACACTGGTCCTCAAGGGCTTCAGGGCATCCCCGGCCCTGGCGCGAGAGTATTCAGTACGCCTTTTTCTACTCTCACGTCGGTGGTCTCTAGTTGTACTCCAACCGCAGTCATGGACTTGGCGTGTAGGTCAGCAGTCCACCGGTATTGCGCATGGAATGGATATGCGACGGGTTTCGGTCCTTTCGAACACGGCGCCGGAAACGTGGCGTTCGCCTGTGTGAAGTAA